One Periplaneta americana isolate PAMFEO1 chromosome 8, P.americana_PAMFEO1_priV1, whole genome shotgun sequence genomic region harbors:
- the LOC138704443 gene encoding uncharacterized protein: protein MTFEWGLPLHLNGVLRSFVINIEETDSFNDTECCQYFPVQEIVTQAEESTYTLQFSDLRPASSYVVSVSAKTVTMGPSVNVTVHTLPPTPALHQAPVIVVPVKANETFPVLVHPAMSYQGLVSGYLLLILPRSQFSDGYMDAPNSTIWDSLLEEELNQLVDGKFYVVAEFEQHELENDGRVMIGSGKEGSMSGSWGELWDAPLVSGDTYRLGLVLMLEYQDSQRLGYIESDDFIVF, encoded by the exons ATGACCTTTGAGTGGGGTCTTCCGCTGCATCTTAACGGAGTACTCAGGTCGTTTGTCATCAATATCGAGGAAACTGACTCTTTCAACGACACAGAATGCTGCCAGTACTTCCCTGTACAAGAAATCGTGACGCAAGCTGAAGAAAGTACTTACACTCTGCAG TTCTCTGACCTGAGACCCGCCTCCTCGTACGTGGTGAGCGTGTCTGCCAAGACAGTGACCATGGGCCCGAGTGTGAATGTGACGGTCCACACGCTGCCGCCCACCCCGGCGCTGCACCAGGCACCGGTCATCGTGGTGCCCGTCAAAGCCAACGAGACCTTTCCCGTCCTTGTGCACCCAGCCATGTCGTATCAGGGACTGGTCAG CGGCTACCTGCTACTAATTCTGCCACGGTCGCAGTTCAGCGATGGTTACATGGACGCCCCCAACTCCACAATATGGGACAGCCTGCTGGAGGAAGAGTTGAACCAGTTGGTGGATGGGAAGTTCTATGTAGTGGCAGAATTCGAACAG CATGAACTGGAGAACGATGGCAGAGTGATGATTGGCAGTGGAAAGGAAGGAAGCATGTCTGGCTCTTGGGGTGAACTGTGGGATGCCCCGCTTGTAAGTGGAGACACCTACAGACTTGGATTGGTACTTATGCTGGAATACCAGGACAGCCAAAGACTTGGATACATCGAGAGTGACGACTTCATAGTTTTTTGA